CCTTTCCATTCGGAAAAATCAGATGATAGCCATCACGCTTATTGCATCAATGGTTACATTAGCAGTGTGCATTCCCCTCGCAAACGCCGCCGAAGAAAGCAACCAAGGAACATGGAGCACTATGACACCTATGTCAACTGCAAGAAGTGGACTGGGCGTGGTTTCAGTTTTAGGAAAAATCTATGCCATAGGCGGCTCAAATGACCTACAAGTTCTAGGCACTACAGAAGAATACAACCCTTCCACTAACAATTGGACAACCAAAACCGCAATGCCGACTCCGAGAAACGGCTTTGCCATAGCGGTTTATCAAAACAAAATCTACGTTTTCGGTGGAAGCACAGGAACAGGGTCTACTTTTACAGCAAACACGGAAGTGTATGACCCAATAACTAACACGTGGGAGCAGAAACGTTCCATGAGTATTCCACGTGCAGACTTGTCCGCATGCGTTGTAGGCGACAAGATTTACCTAATCGGCGGAAGAAACTACACAAACACAAGCCCCTATTACTGCCAAACAAACATAAACGAAGTCTACGACCCCCAAACTGACACATGGTCAAAAGAAACAAGCATTCCAATCGCCGTCCAAGGATATGCTTCTGCAGTAATGAATGATAAAATCTACATTATGGGCGGCGTTAGAGATGGACAAAGCGGCAACTCAGAAATTTTAAATTACAACCAAGTTTACAATACACAAACCCAACACTGGAGCACCGCAGCTAACCTACCCACAATCAACAGTTACGGAGGCTGCGCAGTAACCAGCGGAAACATGGCACCAGCAAAAATCCATCTTATTGGCGGATGTACCACTACAGGTTTTGAAAATAAAACTCAAACCTATGACCCCCAAACAAACACTTGGAGCACTGATGCAGAAATGCCAAGTGCAAGAGCATATTTTGGTCTTGCAGTGAGTAATGATGTTTTGTATGCGGTGGGCGGATTTGACGGGGAAAAATGCTTGTCAACAAATGAGAAATTCAATCCTGCAGGTTATGGCGAAGTTGCGCCAAAAATTGAAATTTTAACTCCTGAAAACAAGACGTACAGAGAAGTTAGCATTTCATACATAACTAGCAGGTCCACGGATTGGGTGGGTTATAGGTTAGATAATGGTCCCTTGGTTACGATGACTGGGGAAACCGCGCTACACAACGTAGAAAGCGGGTCGCACTCAATAAGAGTTTACGCTAATGATTCGTTGGGAAACATGGGTGTTTCAAACATAGTGTACTTCACCATTGACACACAAGGTCCACAAATAACCGTTTTCAATCCTCAAAACATAACCTACAATTCAGCAAATATTCAAGTCACATTTACAGTTAACGAAAATAGCACATGGACATACAGCCTAGACGGAAAAGACCCAGTTCCAATAATCGGAAACATCACACTACCAGGCATGCCACAAGGACAGCATCACCTGACAATTTATGCAATCGACCAACTGGGCAATACTTCCGAAGAAACCATTTACTTCACAATTTATGCTTTCCCATTGTTCTGGATTGTAGGTTCCACAGCAATAATAACAATCATTTTAGCTGGAAGCTACTTAGCGTTTAAAAGAAATAAAAACTAATCAGATGAGGAAAAACATGGGTTACATTTTGGATTGTCAAGCAGGTGAAACAGAAGGTTATTCATGTCGGCTTTTGGTTGCAGACCGCACGTTTTACATAAAAATTTTCGCTGACCCCACAAAACAGGCGCAGTATGTTTCATGCAATCCAGAGGGCAAAATGGAGAAGGATATTTCCCAGACAGAGTTTGAGTTGTGGCTAAACATTTTGGTGGACAACTCCAAAGAAATAGAGGAAATCAAAAGTAAACTTAAAACAATAAAAAAATATTGAGCAGTTGTTCATAGTTTTCTGTTTTTTTGACTCTAACATTTATATTGCCACTAGAATATTGATTTTTGCGGTGAACGAGAAGGTGACAGTACATTTTGTTTCTTGGGACACCAACAAAAACCTCATGGAAGAAGCAAACAAGCTGTATGATGCAGCTAAAACTTTTGATTACATCAACAAAGGTGACTTAGTCGCTGTTAAACTGCATGTTGGTGAACTAGGCAATCCCTACTATATTCAACCATTTTTTGTCCACGATATCATACGCAGAGTCAAAGAGGCAGGCGGCAAACCCTTCCTAACCGATTCAAACACGTACTATTTAGCCCAAAGAAACAACGCATACGACCACATGATAACCGCGCAAACTAACGGTTTTAGCATGGCACCCTTCATTGTGGCAGACGGCTTAAAAAGTGAAAACTACCGCACCATAAAAACCAAAGGCATACTGCAAAAAATCGAGGTTTCAGGAGCCATCGCAGAAGCAGACGCCATGATAGTAATCACCCACACCAAAGGGCATGAACTGTGCGGTTTTGGGGGAGCAATAAAAAATCTGGGCATGGGCTGCACCCCAAAAGCAGGCAAACTCCGTCAGCACCGAGTTGTCGGCTTAGAAATTGACCAAACCAAATGCATAGGATGTGGAAAATGCAAAGAAGTTTGCCCTATGGATTTACCTGAAATCATTGAAGGAAAAGCAAGAAACACTTCGCCAGTGTGCATGCGTTGCCCCGTGTGTAATGCTATTTGCCCAATAGGTGCTATAAGATTTGTTCATAAAGAAAATCTTCTCAAAGCGGTAGCATCAGCGGCGTATGGTGTGCTATCCACGTTTAAACCT
The Candidatus Bathyarchaeota archaeon genome window above contains:
- a CDS encoding DUF362 domain-containing protein, translated to MTVHFVSWDTNKNLMEEANKLYDAAKTFDYINKGDLVAVKLHVGELGNPYYIQPFFVHDIIRRVKEAGGKPFLTDSNTYYLAQRNNAYDHMITAQTNGFSMAPFIVADGLKSENYRTIKTKGILQKIEVSGAIAEADAMIVITHTKGHELCGFGGAIKNLGMGCTPKAGKLRQHRVVGLEIDQTKCIGCGKCKEVCPMDLPEIIEGKARNTSPVCMRCPVCNAICPIGAIRFVHKENLLKAVASAAYGVLSTFKPEKVSYVNFAKNITPYCDCLPNPGKIMMPDVGIFAGDSPVSVDAAFLGSVNYRRFNEAYHVDCMMQVKEAKILGINGELKPKIEKIS